In Oncorhynchus kisutch isolate 150728-3 linkage group LG7, Okis_V2, whole genome shotgun sequence, one DNA window encodes the following:
- the LOC109894140 gene encoding GTP-binding nuclear protein Ran-like, which produces MAEPDVQFKLVLCGDGGTGKTTFVKRHLTGEFEKKYVATLGVEVHPLVFHTTRGTIKYNVWDTAGQEKFGGLRDGYYIQAQCAIIMFDVTSRVTYKNVPNWHRDLVRVCENIPIVLCGNKVDIKDRKVKAKSIVFHRKKNLQYYDISAKSNYNFEKPFLWLARKLVGDPNLEFVEMPALAPPEVVMDASLAAQYENDLKVAAETALPDEDDDL; this is translated from the exons ATGGCAGAACCAGATGTACAATTTAAG CTAGTGTTGTGTGGAGATGGAGGCACAGGAAAAACCACCTTCGTGAAGAGGCATTTAACGGGAGAGTTTGAGAAGAAATACGTTG CGACTCTGGGAGTAGAGGTGCACCCCTTGGTCTTCCACACCACTCGAGGGACCATCAAGTACAACGTCTGGGACACAGCCGGCCAGGAGAAGTTTGGGGGGCTCAGAGATGGCTACTACATACAGG CCCAGTGTGCGATCATCATGTTCGACGTGACATCTCGCGTCACCTACAAGAACGTGCCCAACTGGCACCGTGACCTGGTGCGTGTCTGCGAGAACATACCCATAGTCCTGTGCGGCAACAAGGTGGACATCAAGGACAGGAAGGTCAAAGCCAAGAGCATCGTGTTCCACCGCAAGAAGAACCTTCAG TACTACGACATTTCAGCCAAGAGTAACTACAACTTTGAGAAGCCCTTCCTGTGGCTGGCCAGGAAGCTGGTAGGAGACCCCAACTTGGAGTTTGTGGAGATGCCTGCCCTCGCTCCCCCAGAGGTCGTCATGGACGCCTCCCTGGCCGCGCAGTACGAGAACGACCTTaaa GTGGCCGCAGAAACAGCGCTCCCAGATGAAGATGATGACCTTTAA